The Gracilinanus agilis isolate LMUSP501 unplaced genomic scaffold, AgileGrace unplaced_scaffold2709, whole genome shotgun sequence genome segment TTGCCATGCGCCTGCGCACTCCCTTGGGTTCGCCCTCTCCTCCCTCCGGAACTTCAGTTACTATTGCCCCGCCTTCTGCACCTCGGGAGGCGTGCGAGCAAACCTCCGACTCGTCCTGCTCCTCCACTGTGCAAAGGCGTCCCACTCTTCCTTCCCTGGGCCCACCGTGCCCCGGGCTTCTTCTCCCCCGCCCCCTTCCGGCCAGCCGACGCTAGGCGGAGCTTCGTGCGCAGGCCGGCCCCACGTGACCCTGGGGGCGGGGTTCACCGACTCCTGCGGCACGCCCCGCCCTCTCCGCCTGGTAGGGGCCACGTAAATCCCCGTATGCAGACCTCCTCTACTGGCCTAGGCGGCCGCTCACCCAGCCCGCCGCCTCCGGAAACCTGTGAAATCTGATGGCCGGAGTTCCCAGGGCCCCTGCCACGCTCGCTTCCTTGCTCTGTGCCAACCCtctgctgctcctcctcctcttcacacTTGTGCCAGCCCTGTGGCTGGAATGCTGTACCGTAAGGACCTCTGCCCCAGCCCAGGCCCGCGGCAGTTGTGCACCAACCAGGAGCTGAATCaccctttcctcccctttccagCAGCCCCCCATTCATTCACTCGATGGACATTCGGGGCTCCTTCAGCAACTTTTATTAGCCCTGTCAAGGGCAGAGCAGGAGGGGGAAGAGTGCCAGGAAGAGGCGGCTCAGTAGGAGAAAGTGTGCTTTCTCCCTTGCCTCTCCGGGGCTTTTCACTGGAAATGTTCATGCTGCTTTTGGGGGCCTCGGGGGCCAGCAGCACCATCTGCTAGCAACTGGGCACAGGTCAGATGGCGCCAGGCATCCAGGAGGAGGGCGGAAGGCACGATGATCCACAGGGCATTCATGAAGACAAAGTAGAACCAGAAGTAGAGCGGGTGCCCAAACTCCCCATGCTGGAAGCCATGCTGATACTCAGTGAAGAAATAAAGGACATCCCCATACAGCTGGCCTGAGAGCAAAGGCCCCCAGAGATTAGTCAGCACCCAGGAGGGAGAGCCAGGACCTTCCTAAGGCCTCCCAAGACCCCCTGGCCCCTGGCCCACCCCCAAGGAGAGGCCCTCTCACCCAAGGAGAtgacaagctggagaaggaatcgCTCAGGTCTCTGTTTCAGAAGGGCTCCCACAGCCCACAAGCTGAGTGGGCCCCATACCCAGGCTGTCACCGTCTCCATGCACACCGTAAAGTTGTCCGCTCTGCCCCGGAGGTGCAGTAAAAAGCATTAGGGAGCCTCCCACCACAT includes the following:
- the LOC123254633 gene encoding 3-beta-hydroxysteroid-Delta(8),Delta(7)-isomerase, with protein sequence MASLQVAHPYWPQDLQLSGYVPNDKPVWQILALFFSVSGALLGATWLLSGQGKGGSGSPWRRLIICWFAVCAFVHLVIEGWFSLYHQDIAGDQAFLSQLWKEYSKGDSRYILADNFTVCMETVTAWVWGPLSLWAVGALLKQRPERFLLQLVISLGQLYGDVLYFFTEYQHGFQHGEFGHPLYFWFYFVFMNALWIIVPSALLLDAWRHLTCAQLLADGAAGPRGPQKQHEHFQ